A genomic window from Tolypothrix sp. PCC 7910 includes:
- a CDS encoding CHASE2 domain-containing protein, giving the protein MGLLLKALLTNLISTNLIKTIFKHWRFVLMTAPSVTVLVIAGGMTGLFQLLEWSTMEQFFALRPQETPDQRILIVTIDEKDITQVGKWPIPDDVLAQLLKKLKAQQPAAIGMDIYRDLPVEPGYQELLAVMKSTPNLIGVKKLAGDSVAPSPTLSAQGQIALSDFVLDTDGKVRRGLLSAGDRNGEIFLGLATRLSLIYLERQHISLEAVDQTQTTLRLSKAIFTPLKGNEFIYRGADVGGYQILLNYRGCKKQFDTVKMRDILNNSVAKELVRDRIVLIGTTAKSINDFFNVAYNLKLHQDSEPMAGVVLHANLTSQILSAALDGRPLIQVWSSHREWLWVLCWSFISSSLTWQLLHVKSFGKWRLSGLPIVGIIFAAATVLGSSYLAFLAGWWIPSISPLLAVLVCGIVITNFYKQSQLEKANEELQEYSYTLEQKVSDRTQELEIAKIAADVANQAKSEFLANMSHELRTPLNGILGYAQILERSDKIAPSELDGIKIIHQCGSHLLTLINDILDLSKIEARKLELHKTDFDFSFFLLGVVEICRIRAQEKGISFIYQSDPQLPLGINADEKRLRQVLINLLGNAIKFTDIGSVTFTVEVLQTENYHENILNKIRFQIEDTGVGMTSEQLKNIFLPFEQVGDKNKQIEGTGLGLAISWKLAELMGSQINVTSTLSVGSKFWLDVNLEVIETAINSTTVSPKKKIVGIQDKQPKILIVDDQIENRSVIINLLQSIGFICWEATNGKEGLETAIEIQPDLIVTDLKMPIMDGFEMMHNLRNLHQFKNVPIIVSSASVFENDQIKSLAVGGNEFLAKPFQIDEIFKIIEKYLHLSWIYQEDSTSAVEHENQSSENQTEPVIIAPPATELDKLFDLAMRGNIHSIQILLNEMEAAEPKFTPFCRQIRQLADNFQTKTIRTLLKSYQDKNS; this is encoded by the coding sequence ATGGGGTTATTGTTGAAAGCATTATTAACAAATTTAATTAGTACCAATTTAATTAAGACAATTTTCAAACATTGGCGCTTTGTATTGATGACGGCTCCTAGCGTTACCGTATTGGTGATTGCTGGGGGAATGACAGGGTTATTTCAATTACTAGAATGGAGTACAATGGAGCAATTTTTTGCTCTACGTCCTCAAGAAACTCCAGATCAGCGTATTCTCATTGTCACTATTGATGAAAAAGACATTACCCAAGTTGGTAAATGGCCCATTCCTGATGATGTTTTAGCTCAACTTCTCAAAAAACTCAAAGCCCAACAACCAGCAGCTATTGGCATGGACATTTATCGAGATTTGCCAGTAGAACCAGGGTATCAAGAATTGCTTGCAGTGATGAAATCTACACCCAATTTAATTGGTGTCAAGAAACTCGCTGGGGATAGCGTCGCCCCATCACCAACTTTATCTGCACAAGGGCAAATTGCGCTTTCTGATTTTGTTTTGGATACAGATGGTAAAGTTAGGCGGGGTTTGCTTTCAGCTGGCGATCGCAACGGTGAGATTTTTTTAGGTTTAGCAACACGCTTAAGCTTAATTTATCTAGAACGTCAACATATTTCCCTAGAAGCAGTAGATCAAACACAGACTACCTTGCGATTGAGTAAAGCCATATTTACACCCTTGAAAGGTAACGAGTTTATTTATCGCGGTGCAGATGTTGGCGGATACCAAATTTTATTGAACTATCGAGGCTGTAAAAAGCAGTTTGATACAGTCAAAATGCGGGATATATTGAATAATTCCGTCGCCAAGGAGTTAGTGCGCGATCGCATTGTTTTGATTGGTACTACAGCTAAGAGTATCAATGACTTTTTTAACGTTGCTTATAATCTTAAATTGCACCAAGATAGTGAACCAATGGCAGGGGTTGTACTTCACGCCAATTTAACTAGTCAAATTTTAAGTGCAGCATTGGATGGCAGACCTCTAATTCAAGTATGGTCTTCCCATAGAGAATGGCTATGGGTTCTGTGCTGGTCATTTATTAGTAGTAGTCTGACTTGGCAATTATTGCATGTGAAATCTTTTGGTAAATGGAGATTGTCAGGATTACCTATAGTAGGAATTATCTTTGCAGCTGCTACTGTTTTAGGTAGCAGCTATTTAGCTTTTTTAGCAGGGTGGTGGATTCCTAGCATTTCACCGTTACTAGCTGTCCTTGTCTGTGGAATTGTCATTACCAATTTTTATAAACAATCGCAACTAGAAAAAGCGAATGAGGAATTACAGGAGTATTCTTACACCCTAGAGCAAAAAGTGAGCGATCGCACTCAAGAATTAGAGATTGCCAAAATTGCTGCTGATGTTGCCAACCAAGCTAAAAGCGAATTTTTAGCTAATATGAGTCATGAACTGCGGACACCTTTAAATGGAATTTTAGGGTATGCACAAATCCTCGAACGTTCTGACAAAATAGCGCCATCAGAATTAGATGGCATCAAAATTATTCATCAATGCGGTTCTCACCTACTTACTCTCATCAATGATATTTTAGACCTGTCAAAAATTGAAGCCCGGAAGTTAGAACTGCACAAAACAGACTTTGATTTTTCTTTCTTTTTACTCGGAGTAGTAGAAATTTGTCGGATACGCGCTCAAGAAAAAGGTATCTCATTTATTTATCAATCAGATCCTCAACTACCGTTAGGGATTAATGCCGACGAAAAACGTTTACGGCAAGTTTTAATTAATTTACTTGGTAATGCAATTAAATTTACCGATATTGGTAGTGTAACTTTTACAGTGGAAGTATTACAAACAGAAAACTATCATGAAAATATATTGAATAAAATTAGATTTCAAATTGAAGATACAGGTGTGGGAATGACCTCCGAACAGCTAAAAAATATTTTTTTACCTTTTGAGCAAGTAGGAGATAAAAATAAACAAATAGAAGGTACAGGCTTAGGATTAGCAATTAGCTGGAAACTAGCTGAATTAATGGGTAGCCAAATTAACGTGACGAGCACTTTATCAGTTGGTAGTAAATTTTGGTTAGATGTGAATCTAGAAGTGATTGAAACAGCTATCAATTCTACTACTGTATCTCCCAAGAAAAAAATTGTCGGTATTCAAGATAAACAACCAAAAATTTTAATTGTAGATGACCAAATTGAAAATCGTTCTGTAATTATCAATCTCCTGCAATCAATAGGATTTATTTGCTGGGAAGCTACTAATGGAAAAGAAGGGTTAGAAACAGCTATAGAGATTCAGCCAGATTTAATTGTAACTGACCTAAAAATGCCCATTATGGACGGTTTTGAAATGATGCATAATTTAAGAAATCTGCATCAGTTTAAAAATGTGCCAATTATAGTTTCTTCAGCTAGTGTGTTTGAAAATGACCAAATAAAAAGTTTAGCTGTGGGAGGGAATGAATTTTTAGCAAAACCATTTCAGATAGATGAAATTTTCAAAATTATAGAAAAATATTTGCACCTAAGTTGGATTTATCAAGAAGATAGCACCTCAGCAGTAGAGCATGAGAATCAATCTTCTGAAAATCAAACAGAGCCAGTAATCATTGCTCCACCTGCAACTGAACTAGATAAGCTGTTTGATTTAGCAATGAGAGGGAATATTCACAGTATACAAATACTATTAAATGAGATGGAAGCGGCAGAGCCAAAATTCACACCTTTTTGTCGCCAAATTAGACAACTTGCTGATAACTTCCAAACTAAAACTATTCGTACACTTCTCAAATCTTATCAGGATAAAAACTCATGA
- a CDS encoding DUF928 domain-containing protein translates to MPAKSKPFFKSPLLGIALIISSSIVPISITPVMAGVTFKPPGAQAPQRSSGGGSRDGNICGFGTKVSNSTSVTPLMPKSNIGFTVAERPTIFVYLPGSKAQKALFTLQDDGSKTSYQTTLTLPQKPGVMEVKLPTSVPALKTGKNYKWSLVMICTEELDTDSPWVGGWIRRVEADRSLINKNQKPTSLELISKLAETGIWYDSLSILAELRRSQPNNQALNNAWQDLLKSVNLNVIANEPLVN, encoded by the coding sequence ATGCCAGCAAAAAGTAAACCTTTTTTCAAATCACCACTGTTAGGAATAGCATTGATAATTTCATCATCGATTGTTCCTATATCTATAACACCAGTGATGGCAGGAGTAACGTTTAAACCGCCAGGAGCGCAAGCACCTCAACGCTCATCTGGGGGAGGCTCAAGGGATGGTAATATTTGTGGTTTTGGGACGAAAGTCTCCAATAGTACATCTGTAACACCGTTAATGCCCAAATCTAATATTGGCTTTACAGTTGCAGAGCGTCCCACAATATTTGTCTACCTTCCAGGGAGTAAAGCCCAAAAAGCATTATTTACTCTCCAAGATGATGGCTCGAAAACTTCTTATCAGACAACTTTAACTTTGCCACAAAAACCGGGAGTAATGGAAGTAAAATTGCCAACTTCTGTGCCAGCACTGAAAACAGGCAAAAATTATAAATGGTCTTTAGTAATGATTTGCACCGAAGAGCTAGACACAGATAGTCCTTGGGTAGGAGGATGGATTCGTCGTGTAGAAGCAGATCGCAGTTTAATTAATAAAAATCAAAAACCAACATCACTAGAGCTAATTTCTAAATTAGCCGAGACGGGTATTTGGTATGATTCTCTGTCTATTCTGGCAGAGTTAAGGCGATCGCAACCAAATAATCAAGCTTTAAATAATGCTTGGCAAGACCTTTTAAAATCAGTTAATTTAAATGTGATTGCCAACGAACCACTTGTTAATTAA